Sequence from the Xenorhabdus nematophila ATCC 19061 genome:
CTGAAATACTTATCGACCGGGGCTGGAACAGAGAGCTTGGAGAGATGGATTTTGACAATGAAGAAAACCAGAAAAACAGACCAAGAAGGCTGACACCTCGCGAGTGTGCACGTTTGATGGGATTTGAATCACCAGGTGGCACAACTTTCCGCATTCCCGTATCGGATACTCAGGCCTATCGGCAATTTGGTAACTCTGTGATTGTTCCTGCTTTTGCTACTGTAGCTCAGTTATTGGCACCTTATATTGCCAGAGCGGTTGCGCTAAAAAACAGCAAAAAAGTGGCATAAGGTTTGATTATGGCTGATGTTCATTCTTCTGCAATTCGTAGCAAAAATATGAAAGCGATACGAAATTGTGACACAGCCATTGAAATAAAGCTGGCAGCGATCCTTGAAGATGCTGGCTTTCAGTTTCGGACACAGGTAAAAGAATTGCCGGGGAAGCCTGATTTCGTGATCGATGAGTATCGAAAAATCATTTTCACTCATGGGTGTTTCTGGCATCACCATGAGTGCTATTTGTTTAAAGTTCCGATGACCAGAACTGAATTTTGGATGAACAAACTTGGGAAAAATGTATTACGGGATATAGCGATTAATGAGAAGCTCAGGAGTGACGGCTGGCACGTTATGGTTATCTGGGAATGTGCTATAAAAGGCAGATTCAGATTACCCGCTCAGGAATTATCTGAAAGAATAGAAGAATGGATTTGTGCAGGTAGTGGTTCGGTAGAAATTGATACTAAAGGGATACATAATAAAAATGTTTGAGCAGTTATCTGATCATTTCGAAGTCGCAGTTGCAAAATATCTTTCTGCTGTTGATGTTGATCCTAAAAAATCAAACCAACATGAAATTGGTGGATTGGTCAAAGCAGGATTTTCAAGATATCTTCCCGTTCCCGAACAAGGAGAAAAAATATTTTTTAAGGCAACACTGACTTATATTGCCGGAGAAGATAGTGAGCCGGTCATCTGTGAAGATCAATTAACATGGTACGATACGCGTTATAACCAGCCAAACAGATCGGCTGAATATCGTATGTATTATAAAACGAATCCTGTTTCATCTTTGATGAGCGAAGGGGATTTTTTTCTAATTATTAAACGTAATAATGGCGATTTGCTGCTTATTATAACTCCCCCGGGATCTTCAGTTGAATTACAGCTGAATACTTTATTTAGGCTGGGTAATATTGGTCATCATTTTTCCCGATCTTCGATAGAGGGAAAATCGCTTATTCTTCCGGTCAGGATGTTATTTGAAGATCTGGGAATAGAACTTGAAGAACCTGAAAGTAAAAATGAAAATTTACTGGAAATATTATTAGAGCGCTTCCCGGCTGGTTTTCCTAAGGCAAAAGAATTTTCTTTAATGGCAAGGGAGCTGGTCTCTGGTGAACCCATAGATGAACCTGATAATACACTGATGCTATGGATGGAACAGGAAGAAAAATTATTTAAGGTGTATGAACGTCATGAGGTAGCGAAAAAATTATCGCAGGGATTTGGGGAAAACGGAAATGATGTTGATGAATTTATTCATTTTTCACTGAGTATTCAGAACAGGCGAAAATCCCGTGCCGGCTTTGCCTTTGAAAATCACCTGAATCAACTTTTTTTATTGCATAACCTGCAATTTCAACAGGGATCAGCCAAAAATATAACAGAGAATAAGTCTAAACCCGATTTTCTTTTCCCGTGTTTTTCTGCTTATCACGATAAGTTTTTTCCTCAGGAAAATTTGCGATTGCTTGGCGCAAAAACGACATGTAAAGATCGCTGGCGGCAAGTATTGGCGGAAGGAGACCGGGTGGTGCGCAAGCATCTGATAACGATGCAGCCGGGGATAAGTGAGCAACAACTGGCAGAAATGAAGAATAAATCGTTACAACTCGTGGTGCCTGAATCTGTTCAGTCACTTTACCCGGTATCCTATGCCAATGATTTACAGAATGTTATGGAGTTCATTACTGAAATCAAGGAAATCCAAAGATTAACTCAATAACTTTGCAAATGAAACAGCACTGCATTTATGTAAATACCTTTTCTCTGAGGTGACCATTAAGGTGGTCACCATGATCCGCACCTGTCATCCTACAATGTGTTATACGCCATATTTTTCTTTGTACCGCTCATGCGGCAGCCTATTGAAGATACTTTGACGGTGCATTCACCACCTGCGTCATCCACTCAAACCCGTCACACGCTTTACAGATACGGTTATCCTGCTTCGGGTCAAAATGGTAGTGATGATGCGAAATATCTTCACAATACCCCACAAACGGCTGATCGATACGATGTAGCTGAATAGTCGCTGCTTGCTCTCTGGACGCAGGAAAAAACGCGCCGCCGACTTCTGCAAACAGTTCGGTATCATCCTGCTGCACGTCACAGTGTTCGCAGTGGTTTATCCAGTGCTGCCGGCGCAGTCGCTGGCTGACGGCTTTGCGCAGAGTGTGATGAAAGCCGGGCAGTACGCTACGCACGAGAGAGGGAATATCAGCGATATAAAACAAAAATGCCGGGCTGTCCTGCTCGGTATAATCAACTTCTGTGCCGGGTTCATCGCCGTTATCCGCTTCCAGCAGTTGGTGCCCGGCTGGCAGCATAAACGCGGTCACCGTGGTGTGTTCATGACAGTGCGGGCAGGTCGTCCGGGTCTGGGCGAGATACCAGTATTCAGCGTGCACATTGTAGAACGGCAACCAGTTCATAAACGGCGTCGGGTCAACACTGTTATCGATATACCAGATTTGGGCGGCGGCATCCCAGCGTGCACCCAGCTTCCGTGCCTTTTCATATTCATCATCGGGGACGTTTAAATCAATCCGCAGCATGTGCTTTCCTTCATTCTTAAATCGTTAACCATACCCTTCATCTTTCAGGTTGCCTCTTTGTTGGCTGCGTTCACTCACCCCGGTCACATAGTAAACTATGCTCCCGGGGACTCACTCTCTTGCCGCCGCGATCCAACTTGAAATCTATTGGGTAAAATAAATTAGTCAGACTATTTAGCTAATTTTTACCAAAGCATAAAGAGTTTATTGCTGATTTGACCTAAAAAACCCCGCATCCTCGGCTTCCTGAAATCCATGATGAGGTGCGTGTTGATGCGTGGTGACTTTTCTTTGTCCCGTTCTGTCTGTCTGCTGGGGTTGACTGTGCTGTGTATGCCGCTTGCGCAGGCGGCCGAGAAAGACGAACTGGCGAGTGCAAAAAATCTGATTGAGCAGGTGCAGATGGCGCTGGAGCGTGCAAACCTCGCCGAAAAGCAGGCTGACACCCCAACCCGCCCTCGCTATGACTTTGATTACCTCCGTATCAAAGCGGATCTCAACACCATCAAAGCCGGTATTGATCACTACCTGACCCCTTCCCGCGCCCAGCAGCAGGCGTCAGGCACGCTATCCGGTCATTACCGTCAGGAACATCCGCAATGACGGAGGCACAACGCACTGCCTTCACCGTGGCCTCGGGGCACTTTGATATCACCTTTTTGTATCTGGTCTGCGTCGGATTTTTCCTGGCCACCCTGTTTCTCTGGGCGGCCTGGGCCGCAGTGGATGTCTGGAACGGCTGGGCGAATGAAAAAATACGTAACCAGACCATCAGCCAGTTTGCCCTGCGAACCGCCCTCTTACTGGTGGTCGCGGTCTGGATGTTTGCCAGCTGATGCAACGAACATAATGAACAAGGAATGGATTGAACATGAAGCCAATTTTTACCGTTTGCCGTCGTATCAGTATGCACCTGATAACCAGAATAAGTACCTTTCTTTTGCTGTCCGGTCTTTCCTGTCAATCAGCCCGGGCTGATTTGCCGGCCATCGAACCGCCAAAAAGTGGTGGCGGAGGCGGATTACTGGGACAGGTGAAAGGCTATGCGCAGGATGGCATTGTGATTGGCGGGCTGATCCTTTCGGCCGTCGCGTTTTTTAAGGTCTCCTCGGCGGCGGTTGAAACCTTCT
This genomic interval carries:
- a CDS encoding type II restriction endonuclease, with the protein product MFEQLSDHFEVAVAKYLSAVDVDPKKSNQHEIGGLVKAGFSRYLPVPEQGEKIFFKATLTYIAGEDSEPVICEDQLTWYDTRYNQPNRSAEYRMYYKTNPVSSLMSEGDFFLIIKRNNGDLLLIITPPGSSVELQLNTLFRLGNIGHHFSRSSIEGKSLILPVRMLFEDLGIELEEPESKNENLLEILLERFPAGFPKAKEFSLMARELVSGEPIDEPDNTLMLWMEQEEKLFKVYERHEVAKKLSQGFGENGNDVDEFIHFSLSIQNRRKSRAGFAFENHLNQLFLLHNLQFQQGSAKNITENKSKPDFLFPCFSAYHDKFFPQENLRLLGAKTTCKDRWRQVLAEGDRVVRKHLITMQPGISEQQLAEMKNKSLQLVVPESVQSLYPVSYANDLQNVMEFITEIKEIQRLTQ
- a CDS encoding very short patch repair endonuclease; translation: MADVHSSAIRSKNMKAIRNCDTAIEIKLAAILEDAGFQFRTQVKELPGKPDFVIDEYRKIIFTHGCFWHHHECYLFKVPMTRTEFWMNKLGKNVLRDIAINEKLRSDGWHVMVIWECAIKGRFRLPAQELSERIEEWICAGSGSVEIDTKGIHNKNV
- a CDS encoding TIGR03758 family integrating conjugative element protein; amino-acid sequence: MTEAQRTAFTVASGHFDITFLYLVCVGFFLATLFLWAAWAAVDVWNGWANEKIRNQTISQFALRTALLLVVAVWMFAS
- a CDS encoding DUF5710 domain-containing protein — translated: MLRIDLNVPDDEYEKARKLGARWDAAAQIWYIDNSVDPTPFMNWLPFYNVHAEYWYLAQTRTTCPHCHEHTTVTAFMLPAGHQLLEADNGDEPGTEVDYTEQDSPAFLFYIADIPSLVRSVLPGFHHTLRKAVSQRLRRQHWINHCEHCDVQQDDTELFAEVGGAFFPASREQAATIQLHRIDQPFVGYCEDISHHHYHFDPKQDNRICKACDGFEWMTQVVNAPSKYLQ
- a CDS encoding RAQPRD family integrative conjugative element protein, giving the protein MRGDFSLSRSVCLLGLTVLCMPLAQAAEKDELASAKNLIEQVQMALERANLAEKQADTPTRPRYDFDYLRIKADLNTIKAGIDHYLTPSRAQQQASGTLSGHYRQEHPQ
- a CDS encoding TIGR03745 family integrating conjugative element membrane protein, with the protein product MHLITRISTFLLLSGLSCQSARADLPAIEPPKSGGGGGLLGQVKGYAQDGIVIGGLILSAVAFFKVSSAAVETFSEVRDGKATWTQFGSIIVVGVVLLVAVIWLLAKSAGIIF